The following nucleotide sequence is from uncultured Ilyobacter sp..
CAAAAAGACAGGATTAAATCCTGTCTTTTAATGGAAAAGTTTTTATCAGTTCGTACTCGGAGCCGTGAGGAGTAAGGGTGCTCTTATATAGATGAAAATTTTCTATTCTAAAGCTTTCATTCTCTGCTATTTTATTGAGCCTTATTATTTCCTCCATAATTTTTTGGCTTACTTTTCTGTCCCACTTTTTTATTCTACCCACTGTGAGGTGTCCTTTAAAGGGCTTTGAAGTGAGTTCATTTTTCTCCAATATTTCTCTGTTGGCCTCTATGAGGAACTTGCTGACCGAGGATAATCTCTTCTCCCCCTTTGAAAGCCCCTTCCAAATAATTCTTACATTTTTTCTTTTGTCGGCGAAATAACCGAAATTTTTCATAGATACCTCTACGGGGGCAGACTTAAACTTTTCTACTTTTTCTATAATTCCCTGCAGCTCTTCCTCCTTAACTTCTCCTAAAAAAAGCAATGTCATATGAAGATTTTTTAATTTCACAAATTTACACGGGATTTTCATTTTTTCTAGCTCACAGATTTCATGCTTCAGTCTTTTCTTTATGTCTTCTGGTATGTCGACTGCAAAAAAAAGTCTCATGTTTATCCTTTGTAAAAAGACCCATAAGTATTGTAGTACACCTTTGAAAAATCCATGTCCTCTTCAGTGTAGGCAGGTTTTTCCTGGTCAGGATACCCCGTGGCTAATACGGCTAGGACTCTTCTATCTTCTCCTGCAGAAAGTATCTCTTTTAATATAGTTTCGGATCCTCCAGGTTTTGCATGGGACAGTTTCTTCAGTTTCTCACTGTCGTCTACCACTATGAATTCCCAAGGTTTTTTGCTTTTACCGCTTGCTGATAGCCCTGCCTTCAATACAGCCTGTATCTTTTCTGATTCCACCGCTTTTTTCCGGTATTTTATTATATTTGCAGAAGCACCGTCATTAAGAACCTCTAGTGCAAACTCTAAATCAGCTCTTAACTTCTCCTCTTTATTTCCTAGTTCACCATATGCGTATTTCAAATCATGCCTTAAAGCAATCTCAGTTAAATGAGGAATATTGTGTAGTCTTGATAAAATTTCGTCATGGACCATTGAAGCACCGTCAAACTCCAATTCCTTAAAATCATCTTTATTTGCCTTTATACGTTTGGCTAAATAATCATACCTAAATTCTTCACATAATTCTATTGCATAACTAGTTGTTACAATTTCACCAATTTTTGGAATTCTCATTCTCCCTCCTTGTATAAATAAAATTTTAACCTCAAGACCCTATTCCCTAAATTTATTCAGCCAATTTTCAGTTTCTTCATGGGCAGCAAATTGGTCGAGCGTAGTTTCTATGACTTTTCGTGACTCGAAATCTACAAGCTCTTCATTTATAATACGATATAGTTCATCTAGAAGTTCTAAAGGAGTACTAGCCTCCTCGGATACAACTCTGCCTGAGGTTCCAAAAGCTTTTTCTGATATTTTTGTCAAAAAAATCAGCCAATTTTCTTTCTCTGATAAATCTCCATCAATATTTAGCTTTTCAAGCACTCTTCCTAAAGCAGCATCAGTTTTGGGACCATACCTTCCATCTATTTCAACTATATCATTAAAAACTTCAGAAATAACAGCCTGGAGAAAAACAATAATAGACCTAATTTTTCTAAATCCAACAACTTTTCCGTCATCCTGAATATGAAAATGGTCCCGGTGGGAAGAATTATAGTGATAATCCAATACCGTTCCAAAGTGCTTTCTTAAAACAGAATTTATTCCCAAATAAAACTTTGGATCCGAAGGATATCTAAGTGTTATAAAAGTTTTATTCTCCCAAAAGATACCATCTAAATCAAAGGCTTTCCCCATTCCGTGAAATCCTGGCTTTGCAGTGTATGCTCCAGCTGAGGTTATTACATCAGCTGGCCCAAAGGGGCATATCTCCCATAACTCTTTAAAACACTCTGATAAATTCTTCTGAAATTCCTTTGTGACATGAAAGTTTGTAACTTTTCCACGAGTTCCATAATCATTTGGTGGCGATAACCTATCATAATGCACAGGTACTCCTGCAAGTTTCTTAAAATTGTTAGTTGGTTTTGCCATTTTCCTCCTCCTTTAAATTTTTTTTCTTAGAACTTAGTTTTCCTCTCAGTTACTGTGAGTGTAGCTTAAACATTATTATCTAAAACTTTCTCTAAAACTTTTGTTAGCTGGTATCTTATTTGTTATGATCTTACCGTTTTGATCAAAAAAATTTGTTAGCTGGTTACTTTATGATTACCAGAAATAAGCAATTACTCCTCCACAATAAATTTAACAAATGAAAAAAGTAGTTTTGTCAGAATAAAAAATGACTTTTATTTGTCTCATTGATAAAGTTCTTTATTTTCACAGGAGGAATTTGAATACCTAACCCAAGTTGCTACTTAAAAAAAATTATTATAAATTACTGAATTTATCTGAATATTAAAATCAAAAGATTTTGTCACGAATGGACACTAATAAAAGATAGGGAAATTAACACGAATAAGGATAAAATCTTTTGGCCACAGAGGACGCAGAGAAAAAGAGGGAGTTTCACAGAATTAAAAGCAAAACTATAAATGTTTTTTTTGCGAGAGGTTTTTATCCCTTTTCCCTTGCCATTGACAAAATCAGCGTTAAGAATAACTGCAGTGAAATCCTTAGAAAAAATCGACTGTTTGAGCGTAGCGAGTTTCGAGTTTTTCTTGGATTTTCAAGGTTATTTAGCTGATTTTTCACAGGCTTGAACTTTTGGTTACTTTTCTTTCAAGAGAAAAGTAACGAATCCCGATAAATTCAATACTTTAATTTAATCAAGGTAGCAACTTAGGTTACCTAATTTATATAATTTATTTAAGACATTTGTTTTTAGTCGACGTCGGTTTTTTATATTGATTTATCACTATAGAATTATGGTGTATGTAAAAGGTTTAATGGGCTATTCTAATTTTTTAATAGAAATTGCCTCTCTGAGCCTTAAAGAAGGCTATAGAGATGGAACCGGGATAGGAGCAGTTGGTTTTACTTCTAACAGGTTGGGAGCTGCCATGGGAGTTGCAGCCGACAGCATTAGTTGTGGCGAGTCCGGCAGGGAATGCTATATGGATTGCAGGATTAACATCTGGAACAACCTGTATTTTAGCAACTCAAGAACAATTAGAAAATTCTATAATAAGTAACTCGACTTGTGCAAAAAATTAAAAATAGACAACTTTTTGAGGTAATATTAAGGTCACGACACCAAAAAACCTCAAGGAGTTGTCTACTCAATGAATATATTAACCCTTAATTCTGATTTTTTCAAATATTTTTTTAAACTTGATTGTAAATGGTCTCTGCCACAAAGAAAACTGTCCAACATATTGTAACCTATCCACGTCAGGAAAAATTCTTTAGCATTGTAAATCGGCATTTTCCTGACGGGACCCCTTTTAGTGTACATGAAGTTTAAATTTTCAGAGTCTTTAGAAAGTTTTTATGATAACTTCATAAAGAACGAAGATCAATATAAATCGAAAATAAGTAAAAAGACTCTATTCTTAAATTGTATAATTAATTGCAACAAAAAATGACCCATAGATATTTCTCCAATATGATGTGAGTGTGAAGAGACATTTAAAGGAGATTTTCTATGAGTCATAAATATACTATTAACGAATACAAACAGTTAAGTGCTATCTAAAGAGTTTTAAATTATAGACAAAGAAAACATTGGAAGTTTAGGATTTAATTTTTCCAATCTTTAATAAAAGTCTCATATTTACTGGCTGTCATTGGCTTTGCAAAGTAATATCCCTGCATCCAGTGGCATCCATATTCAGAGAGAATATCTACCTGATCTTTGCACTCCACTCCTTCTGCGACCACGTTTAAGTTGAGTAGTTCCGACATTTTTATGATTGCTTGGGTAAGTATAGCATTTCCGCTGTCATTTGTAAGATCAGATATAAAGCTTTTGTCTATCTTAACCTTGTTTATGGGGAGCTTTTTAAGGTAACTAAGTGAGGAGTAGCCAGTTCCAAAGTCGTCAACTGAGATCTCTATTCCTATGGACCTCAGATTATTAAGAATAGAAATAGCCTCGTCTATATCTTCCATAAACATAGTTTCAGTAATCTCTATTTCTAAGGATCTAGGAGAAATTGGAATTTGATTCAAAGTTTCTTTTACGGTTTGCAGTATCCTACCTTTCTTAAAATGTGCTGCAGATATATTTACCGCAATTTTCTGTCCTCTGATTCCTGCTTTTTCCCATGTATCTATTTGCTTACATGCTGTCATCAGAACCCATTTATCTAATTCAAATATCAGTCCAGATTCTTCTGCTATAGGAATAAATTCATCTGGATAGATGCTGTTATGCCCATCACGTATCCAACGTGTCAGAGCCTCTAGTCCCACTATTTCATTTTTGGATACATCAATTTTCGGTTGATAGTATAGATCTAATTCATTATTTTTAAGAGCTATTCTAAGTTCAGATTTTATATCATTTTTTCGTTTTATAGCTTGATTAAGCTCTTCTGAGAAAAAGCAGTAGCCATCTTTTCCGTTGTTTTTTGCTTGGTACATTGCAGCATCTGAGTTGTTTAAAAGCTTTTCTACACTCGATCCATCATCTGGAAATATTGAAATTCCAATACTTGCTGAAATAAAGTTGTCTTTATTGTTGATTTTAAAGGGATGTTTCAAGGTTGATAAAATTTTATCGGATATAAGTGATAGTTCCTTAACATCTGAAATTCCTTCTAGGATAACAGTGAATTCGTCTCCACCCAAACGGGAGATATTACTACTTTCCCCAAGGGATTTCGTTAAACGCCTTACCACTCTTTTTAAGAACATATCTCCCATGTGATGTCCGTAATTATCGTTGACGTTTTTAAAATTGTCTAGGTCTATATAGAGTAGGGAAAATTTTGAGTTATTCTTAGATACATTTGAAATTGATTTACTAAGATTTTCGATGAACATTTTACGATTTGGCAAATTTGTTAGGGAGTCGTGGTACGCTAAACGTTCGATGGTTTTTTCGGCTTTTCTACGTTCTGTAATGTCGTGTATAATCGAGAGAAGTCTTGTTTTGCCTCCAAACATAACAGTCCCGGCGTGAATCTCTACATCTCTGACCTCTCCGTTAGACAGTCTATGCTTAAATAAAAAATAATTTTTTTCTCGTTTTTCAAATGCAGATTTAACTTTGGATGATATCTCTTTGCCAAGAGTGTTTATATCTGTCATTTTCATATTGCAAAGCTCACTTTGACTCCAACCGTAAAATTTACTCGCAGCAGAATTTGCGTGCACAATGCCTGCTGTTTCTGAATCTATTATAAGCATTACAGCGTGGTGGTTTTGAAACAGATTTCTATAGTCTTCTTCACTCTTTTTTATAAGAGCTTCGGCCATTTTTTGTTTTGATATGTCATAGATCGACCCGGAAACAATATTGCTTTGTGGCTCGAACTCGGCTACAGAGTGAATTGATGCAATATTTCCATTTCCTTTCTTTTTTATCTCAAATTCCACATCATAATGCAAGCCCTTTTCAATCATGTCTCTAAAAGCCTTATTCTTTCTCTCTCTATATTTTGGAAGAACCATATTTTCAATTTTCGCATACTGATAAGGACCATTTTCCAACCCATATATTTTTTCTACACCCGCAGAACAATATATGATTTTTTTATTTAGGTCAAGTTCCCAAAGCCCAAATCCTGCTAAGAGTTCAGCTTGCTCGTGTTTCTTTAAAATTCTGGGGTCACAGTCGGAGCAACTAACTGTTTTTATAATAGCTTCTTTATTTTTACTCATGGTTTTATTTCCCCTTTTAAAGAATTTTATGTTCGACGAATAGGAAAAAACACTAGTTATCTTTAAAAACCAATAATAAGATATAAAAAAAATACATGACGATTAAGCCATGCATAAAAAATAATCAGTTAAACTATTTTTAATCTAATGCAACTGGCTGACATTTATAGGCCCTATAGCTTTGCGTCCTAACGTTTCCATAAGTGATGGAATGGTATATACTGTTGGTGGAGAAAATAAAAATTTAATTTCAAGATACAGTGTGGATTTATAAAGGCGGTATTTATACAGAAGCCAATCTTGAGAAAATCCATATAATTGCAGACAAAATAAGAAGATGGGACACAAGTATTCCTGGTAAACAATAGAATTTTTAGGTGTAATTTGTCCACGTTATCCATAGGGCAATTGTAAAAAAATATTGAGATCTAAAGTTCAAGAAAATATATTGTAAATAATGAAAGGGTATAGAGACTCTGAAGAACTCTAGTCAACTTTTTTATCTTCAACAATTTTATAGATAGGATTTCCTATTACTTCTCTTATTACTATATTTTTGATATCGTCATTTACATTAAAAGTTTCAAAAGCTTCATGAGAATTCTTTCCGAAAGTTATTCCCAGGATTTTGCTTTCTTTTTTTTCAGCGATAACATGATCATTAGAATAAATCATAAATTTTCTGTAGTAAGTTTCATCCTCAAGGATATAGTTATAGCAGAATTCGTCCTCAAAGGAACCTCCACTCATCTCACCATTATCAATCTGTTTAGCGATGTCTTTTAGTAAATTTGAAAATTCCTTTGTATCCCCTCCAAAAGCTTGAATAATCATTTTCATAAAGTACCTCCAAGTAAGTTTTCTTATGTATACACCTTGCAGGGTGGCATGTCAATGGAATTTTTTAGGTTTCTATATGCAAATGTATTTTATTAAGCAAGCTGTATTGGCTTAAATATAAGACAAATAGTTCAAGAGTATGGAGGTTTTCAGTAGCTTTGGCTTTTGTAATTCTTTGATTAAAAAAATATATGTAAAGTTTGACAATAAACTTATGTATGGATATACTCAAATAAAGTTTGAAGCTATCAAAAAGGAGCCGCGAATGAATAAAAATAATATTACTAAGATTGATCACGACTTTTTTTAAAAACGTCTTACTATAGAAATCAATAACACAAAATACAGATATTTTAACTTTCCTTTTTTAGGGTACATGAAGTTTAAATTTTCAGGGTCTTTAGAAAATTTTTATGATAACTTCATAAAGAATGAAGATCAATATAAATCGGAAATAAGTAAAAGACTCTATTTAAAAAAAGAAATTTAATTTTTTACAAATAAAAAAAAAGGAAACATTTAAAAGTTGAAGTAGCTCTAAATCGGGCAACATTTTTAACAACTGTATCATAATTGACAATCACTTCTCCCCGGAGTGGTTGTCTCCCCATCCTAAAGTCTGAATGGTTAAGTAAACCAACTTGTGTTGGTGAAAAAGTGCAGGAGTAATGTAAAAATTAAAGTAGTCTTAAATCAGACAACAACCAAATTTATGATAGATTGACAATCACTTTTCCTTGTAGTGGTTGTCTTTTCCTCCCATTTTCTCATTCATGCCCTTCTATTTTCCTATAAATTCAGATAGAAAAAAACTTCTATTTTTTGCAGATTTAACCTTAAAAATATGACCGCCTTATATGAGTTTTAAGACTCTTTAAACCCGTCAGTCTTGTGTTTACAAGGGTTAGATGGTTATATATGTAACCAAAAATAACGTGAAATAGGTGGAAAATTTTAGCTCTATGCAAAAAAAACAAAAAAGATTCCATTACTGTCCTAACTCTAGAGGCCTAGCGTCGATATTTTTTTTCTCCGGAAGATATTTAAAAATTCCATTTCCCA
It contains:
- the thpR gene encoding RNA 2',3'-cyclic phosphodiesterase, encoding MRLFFAVDIPEDIKKRLKHEICELEKMKIPCKFVKLKNLHMTLLFLGEVKEEELQGIIEKVEKFKSAPVEVSMKNFGYFADKRKNVRIIWKGLSKGEKRLSSVSKFLIEANREILEKNELTSKPFKGHLTVGRIKKWDRKVSQKIMEEIIRLNKIAENESFRIENFHLYKSTLTPHGSEYELIKTFPLKDRI
- a CDS encoding extensin family protein — encoded protein: MAKPTNNFKKLAGVPVHYDRLSPPNDYGTRGKVTNFHVTKEFQKNLSECFKELWEICPFGPADVITSAGAYTAKPGFHGMGKAFDLDGIFWENKTFITLRYPSDPKFYLGINSVLRKHFGTVLDYHYNSSHRDHFHIQDDGKVVGFRKIRSIIVFLQAVISEVFNDIVEIDGRYGPKTDAALGRVLEKLNIDGDLSEKENWLIFLTKISEKAFGTSGRVVSEEASTPLELLDELYRIINEELVDFESRKVIETTLDQFAAHEETENWLNKFRE
- a CDS encoding EAL domain-containing protein, with translation MSKNKEAIIKTVSCSDCDPRILKKHEQAELLAGFGLWELDLNKKIIYCSAGVEKIYGLENGPYQYAKIENMVLPKYRERKNKAFRDMIEKGLHYDVEFEIKKKGNGNIASIHSVAEFEPQSNIVSGSIYDISKQKMAEALIKKSEEDYRNLFQNHHAVMLIIDSETAGIVHANSAASKFYGWSQSELCNMKMTDINTLGKEISSKVKSAFEKREKNYFLFKHRLSNGEVRDVEIHAGTVMFGGKTRLLSIIHDITERRKAEKTIERLAYHDSLTNLPNRKMFIENLSKSISNVSKNNSKFSLLYIDLDNFKNVNDNYGHHMGDMFLKRVVRRLTKSLGESSNISRLGGDEFTVILEGISDVKELSLISDKILSTLKHPFKINNKDNFISASIGISIFPDDGSSVEKLLNNSDAAMYQAKNNGKDGYCFFSEELNQAIKRKNDIKSELRIALKNNELDLYYQPKIDVSKNEIVGLEALTRWIRDGHNSIYPDEFIPIAEESGLIFELDKWVLMTACKQIDTWEKAGIRGQKIAVNISAAHFKKGRILQTVKETLNQIPISPRSLEIEITETMFMEDIDEAISILNNLRSIGIEISVDDFGTGYSSLSYLKKLPINKVKIDKSFISDLTNDSGNAILTQAIIKMSELLNLNVVAEGVECKDQVDILSEYGCHWMQGYYFAKPMTASKYETFIKDWKN